One genomic segment of Devosia sp. includes these proteins:
- a CDS encoding HAMP domain-containing sensor histidine kinase — protein sequence MPPRTDIADNVRNALGRDPRRTASAVSDARQRLTSSSGTRADYDFELIQDYASSRVATALPMAAVVGLMAFMASFWVPGPIAAFWAGLVIAGLLVVAMLARRFKHSDPAKFNAARWTTAFVAGETTVGFSLSLLALFTLVGDSPDLAPVIFAMVLVSIAANAVATHTLPPATLMSTLPVTVTVSLTLLALGGTLTYVLAAVVICAEIFFVYLARQLHGSELETVDHQAEKDRLIAELEEARIMSDEARRHAEQANIAKSQFLATMSHELRTPLNAIIGFSEVLKAELLGSHNVPQYKEYAGDIHASGQHLLNLINELLDLSRIEAGKYELNEEVVSLIDIAEDCRRMMELRAKSKGIELIFSYGDNLPRLWGDERAIRQIVLNLLSNAIKFTPQQGRVTLVVQRSGDGGQMISVKDNGPGIPENEIETVLSSFGQGSLAQKTAEQGAGLGLPIVQKIMDLHQGRFDLFSKLRFGTEVIATFPRARVMDALAPVVERRSRLEIYSEAG from the coding sequence ATGCCGCCGAGAACGGACATTGCCGACAATGTTCGCAATGCGCTGGGTCGCGACCCCAGGCGCACCGCGAGCGCCGTTTCGGATGCGCGTCAGCGCCTGACGTCCAGCTCGGGCACGCGGGCGGATTACGACTTCGAACTCATCCAGGACTATGCAAGCTCGCGCGTGGCCACAGCCCTGCCGATGGCCGCGGTCGTGGGCCTGATGGCCTTCATGGCGAGCTTCTGGGTTCCGGGCCCCATCGCCGCCTTCTGGGCGGGCCTCGTCATTGCCGGTCTTCTCGTCGTCGCCATGCTGGCACGGCGCTTCAAGCATAGCGATCCGGCCAAGTTCAATGCCGCCCGCTGGACCACCGCTTTTGTCGCCGGGGAAACGACCGTGGGCTTCTCGCTGTCGCTTCTGGCGCTCTTTACCCTTGTCGGAGACTCCCCCGACCTGGCTCCGGTCATCTTTGCGATGGTGCTGGTCAGCATTGCCGCCAATGCGGTGGCCACCCATACCCTGCCCCCGGCGACCCTGATGAGCACCCTGCCGGTGACCGTCACCGTCTCCCTCACCCTGCTGGCCCTGGGCGGAACGCTGACCTATGTGCTTGCTGCGGTGGTGATCTGTGCCGAAATCTTCTTTGTCTATCTGGCGCGCCAGCTTCATGGCTCCGAACTCGAAACCGTCGACCACCAGGCCGAAAAGGACCGACTGATTGCCGAGCTTGAAGAGGCAAGGATCATGTCGGACGAGGCCAGGCGCCATGCCGAGCAGGCCAATATCGCCAAGAGCCAGTTCCTGGCGACGATGAGCCATGAACTGCGCACGCCGCTCAATGCCATCATCGGCTTTTCCGAAGTGCTCAAGGCCGAGCTCCTGGGCTCGCATAATGTGCCCCAGTACAAGGAATATGCCGGCGATATCCATGCCAGCGGCCAGCACCTGCTCAACCTGATCAACGAACTGCTCGACCTCAGCCGCATTGAGGCCGGCAAGTACGAGTTGAACGAAGAGGTGGTGTCGCTGATCGATATCGCCGAAGACTGCCGCCGGATGATGGAGCTGCGCGCCAAGTCCAAGGGCATCGAGCTGATCTTCAGCTATGGCGACAATCTCCCGCGTCTATGGGGCGACGAGCGCGCCATCCGCCAGATCGTGCTCAATCTCTTGTCCAATGCCATTAAGTTCACACCCCAACAGGGTCGCGTCACGCTGGTCGTGCAACGCAGCGGCGATGGCGGGCAGATGATTTCGGTCAAGGACAATGGTCCGGGCATTCCCGAAAACGAAATCGAGACCGTACTGTCCTCGTTCGGCCAGGGCTCCCTGGCCCAGAAGACCGCCGAGCAGGGCGCCGGGCTGGGTCTGCCGATCGTGCAGAAGATCATGGACCTGCATCAGGGCCGGTTCGACCTGTTCTCCAAACTGCGTTTCGGCACAGAAGTGATCGCGACCTTCCCGCGCGCCCGGGTCATGGATGCCCTGGCACCAGTCGTCGAACGCCGCAGCCGGCTGGAAATTTATTCCGAAGCTGGCTAA